A single genomic interval of Shewanella halotolerans harbors:
- the prc gene encoding carboxy terminal-processing peptidase: MRKLTLAASIASIFVGFSAWALTPSIPSSELPSLTQEPQHKVASKRVTGLFTRAHYHRFDLDDAFSEQVFDRYLKQLDYRRNVLLQSDIDSFKPYATQFDDMLKSGDLTAAYKMFDLIQQRRYDRFAYALSLLDKEMDFNVPGDSYQYDREDAAWPKDEAELNELWRQRVKYDALNLKLTGKNWDEIVKVLEKRYNNAIKRLSQTKSEDVFQGVMNAFSRSVEPHTSYLSPRNAERFQMEMNLSLEGIGAVLQMDDDYTVIKSLVAGGPAANSEKLAPEDRIVGVGQEGKEIVDVIGWRLDDVVELIKGPKGSKVVLQILPKKGGSSAKPIDVTIVRDKIRLEDRAATSEVIEPETGDYAGRKVGVIKIPGFYMNLSQDVTKELVKLKDAKVEGVVIDLRGNGGGALTEATLLTGLFIEQGPVVQIRDANGKVSQNRDNDGRVTYSGPLTVMVDRYSASASEIFAAALQDYDRALIVGESTFGKGTVQQHKSLGRIYDMYDKPIGHVQYTIAKFYRINGGSTQLKGVTPDIPFPSALEPGEYGEAEEANALPWDKVPVAQYGTLGDITPELVTNLDSRHQQRIKKDVEFGYIDQDIAEFKKSHKETSVSLVEKERIAERETNDEKQLARLNERRAVDGLEALKSLDDAEDDVKAPDAFLDETVYITLDLVDMERVAKNQAK, from the coding sequence ATGCGAAAACTCACTCTGGCAGCATCCATTGCCAGCATCTTTGTAGGATTCTCGGCATGGGCACTGACGCCCAGTATTCCATCTAGCGAGTTGCCCTCTCTAACGCAAGAGCCGCAACATAAAGTAGCGAGTAAGCGAGTGACGGGCCTGTTCACTCGCGCCCATTATCATAGATTCGATCTGGACGACGCCTTCTCTGAGCAGGTGTTCGACCGCTATCTTAAGCAGCTTGATTATCGCCGTAATGTCTTGCTTCAGAGTGATATCGACAGTTTCAAGCCTTATGCGACTCAATTCGACGACATGTTGAAAAGCGGCGATCTCACTGCCGCCTACAAGATGTTTGATCTGATACAGCAGCGTCGCTACGACCGTTTTGCCTACGCCTTATCCTTGCTCGACAAGGAGATGGACTTTAACGTCCCCGGCGATAGCTATCAATACGACAGAGAAGATGCCGCCTGGCCAAAAGATGAGGCCGAACTCAATGAGCTGTGGCGTCAACGGGTCAAGTACGATGCCCTTAACCTTAAGCTGACCGGCAAGAACTGGGATGAAATTGTTAAGGTGCTCGAGAAGCGCTACAACAATGCCATTAAGCGTTTGAGTCAGACCAAGAGTGAAGATGTCTTCCAAGGTGTGATGAATGCCTTCTCTCGCAGCGTCGAGCCGCACACCAGCTACCTGTCACCGCGCAACGCCGAGCGTTTCCAGATGGAGATGAACTTGAGCCTGGAGGGCATAGGTGCCGTGTTGCAGATGGATGATGACTACACAGTGATCAAGAGCCTGGTTGCTGGCGGCCCTGCGGCCAACAGCGAAAAGCTTGCGCCGGAAGATCGCATCGTGGGCGTCGGTCAGGAAGGTAAAGAGATCGTCGATGTGATCGGATGGCGACTGGATGATGTGGTCGAGCTGATCAAGGGGCCTAAGGGCAGTAAGGTCGTGCTGCAGATCCTGCCTAAGAAGGGCGGCTCTTCTGCCAAGCCAATCGATGTGACCATAGTGCGTGACAAGATCCGTCTGGAGGATCGCGCCGCGACTTCTGAGGTGATCGAGCCGGAAACCGGTGATTACGCCGGCCGTAAGGTTGGGGTGATTAAGATTCCTGGTTTCTACATGAACCTGTCTCAAGATGTCACCAAAGAGCTGGTTAAGCTAAAAGACGCCAAGGTTGAAGGTGTGGTTATCGACCTTAGGGGTAATGGTGGCGGCGCATTAACCGAAGCGACACTGCTTACCGGCCTGTTTATCGAGCAAGGCCCAGTGGTACAGATCCGCGATGCTAACGGTAAGGTGTCGCAAAACCGCGATAACGACGGCCGTGTGACCTATTCTGGACCGCTCACCGTGATGGTGGATCGTTACAGTGCCTCGGCATCTGAGATCTTCGCCGCCGCACTGCAAGACTACGATCGCGCGCTTATCGTAGGTGAGTCGACCTTTGGTAAGGGCACAGTGCAGCAGCATAAGAGCCTGGGCCGTATCTATGATATGTACGATAAGCCTATCGGCCATGTGCAGTACACCATCGCCAAGTTCTACCGCATCAACGGTGGCAGCACCCAGCTTAAGGGCGTGACGCCGGATATTCCATTCCCGAGTGCACTAGAGCCCGGCGAATACGGCGAAGCCGAGGAAGCCAACGCACTGCCTTGGGATAAGGTGCCCGTGGCTCAGTACGGTACGCTTGGGGATATCACTCCAGAGCTAGTGACCAATCTGGACTCGCGTCACCAGCAACGTATCAAGAAAGACGTTGAATTTGGTTATATCGATCAAGATATTGCCGAGTTTAAGAAGAGCCACAAAGAAACCAGCGTCTCTTTGGTTGAGAAAGAGCGCATAGCCGAGCGTGAAACCAACGATGAGAAGCAACTTGCACGTCTCAACGAGCGGCGCGCCGTGGATGGGCTCGAAGCGCTTAAGTCTTTGGATGACGCCGAAGATGATGTGAAGGCGCCGGATGCATTTCTCGACGAGACTGTCTATATCACACTGGATCTAGTGGATATGGAAAGAGTGGCTAAAAACCAGGCGAAATAA
- a CDS encoding DUF2835 domain-containing protein — protein sequence MMIFTFPMQVSYQEFLNYYQGSIDKIEVKDSSGKTLWIHARHFRPFLTTSGIRGYFRLQLDDEGKLVSLTQL from the coding sequence ATGATGATATTTACCTTTCCCATGCAGGTGAGTTACCAAGAGTTTCTTAATTATTATCAAGGCAGTATCGATAAGATTGAGGTGAAAGACAGCTCAGGTAAGACCCTCTGGATCCACGCCCGCCACTTCAGACCCTTTCTGACAACCTCAGGCATCAGGGGTTACTTTCGTCTGCAACTCGATGATGAAGGTAAACTGGTTTCTCTGACCCAACTTTAA
- a CDS encoding GAF domain-containing protein, producing the protein MSTPCYTTLTRQVEALFSGEDNLVTAMANFSALLNEHLDDINWVGFYMLQGEQLVLGPFQGKVACTRIPMGKGVCGTAAQSNITQRIADVHAFDGHIACDAASNSEIVIPLRRDGQVIGVLDIDSPSFSRFDEADQLGLESCVKSLEKALFA; encoded by the coding sequence ATGAGTACACCTTGTTATACGACGCTTACCCGTCAAGTTGAAGCCCTGTTTAGCGGCGAAGACAATCTCGTTACCGCGATGGCGAACTTCTCGGCGCTGCTTAACGAGCATCTGGATGATATTAACTGGGTCGGCTTCTATATGCTGCAAGGTGAACAACTGGTTCTGGGCCCCTTCCAGGGGAAAGTGGCCTGTACCCGTATTCCTATGGGTAAAGGGGTTTGCGGCACCGCGGCCCAGAGTAACATCACCCAACGCATCGCAGATGTCCATGCCTTCGACGGCCACATCGCCTGTGATGCCGCCAGTAACTCGGAAATTGTCATCCCGCTGCGCCGCGACGGTCAGGTGATCGGCGTGCTCGATATCGATAGCCCTTCATTCTCTCGTTTCGACGAGGCGGATCAATTGGGGCTAGAGTCCTGCGTAAAAAGTCTGGAAAAGGCTTTATTTGCTTAA
- a CDS encoding DUF1329 domain-containing protein has translation MKKLTLLSAAVIVALTAPTAFAKVSEAEAAKLGTELTPLGGEKAGNADGSIPAWDGGITKPVAGYEKGMHHPDPFPGDKIEFTITNANKAQYKDNLTEGQLKLFDLYPDTFKMNVYQTRRTASVPQFVYDATKANASRAELVADGNGISGASIGVPFPIPQNGLEAIWNHVLRFRGVDVETARSQAAPTASGSYTLVETAEEIRFEYSRPEMTLDKLKESNTLFYFKQVVTQPARLAGTALLVKETMDQEALPRQAWTYNTGQRRVRKAPNVAFDTPGTVSDGLRTTDDFDMFNGSPVRYNWELLGKKEIYIPYNDYKLHSDKLKYEQILKPGHINPDYVRWEKHRVWVVKAQLKEGMRHIYKTRVFYLDEDSWQVSMADMYDNRDELYRVAVAHAINYYEVPTHWTTLEVIHDLQSRRYLAMGLDNEGRMYNFDAKLSEANFTPAALRRAGIR, from the coding sequence ATGAAAAAACTAACACTATTGTCGGCAGCTGTGATCGTCGCATTGACCGCGCCAACAGCCTTTGCAAAAGTATCAGAGGCCGAGGCGGCCAAGCTTGGCACCGAACTTACGCCGCTCGGCGGTGAAAAGGCGGGTAACGCAGATGGCTCTATTCCTGCCTGGGATGGCGGCATTACCAAACCTGTTGCGGGTTACGAGAAGGGGATGCATCATCCAGATCCTTTCCCGGGCGATAAGATTGAATTTACCATCACTAATGCCAACAAGGCGCAGTACAAGGATAATCTGACCGAAGGCCAGCTCAAGCTGTTCGATCTCTATCCCGATACCTTCAAGATGAATGTTTATCAGACACGCCGCACCGCCTCTGTGCCGCAGTTTGTCTACGACGCCACTAAGGCAAACGCTAGCCGAGCCGAGCTAGTGGCCGACGGTAACGGTATCTCTGGCGCCTCAATTGGCGTGCCTTTCCCGATCCCACAGAACGGTCTCGAGGCTATCTGGAACCACGTGCTGCGTTTTCGTGGCGTAGATGTGGAAACCGCCCGTAGCCAGGCGGCACCAACCGCATCTGGTAGCTATACCTTGGTGGAAACCGCCGAAGAGATCCGCTTCGAGTACTCTCGCCCCGAGATGACTCTGGATAAGCTAAAGGAGTCGAACACCCTGTTCTACTTTAAGCAGGTGGTGACACAGCCGGCGCGTCTGGCGGGTACCGCACTGTTGGTGAAGGAGACCATGGACCAGGAGGCGCTCCCGCGTCAGGCCTGGACCTATAACACAGGGCAGCGCCGCGTACGCAAGGCGCCAAACGTCGCCTTCGATACACCGGGTACTGTGTCTGATGGTCTGCGCACAACAGACGATTTCGATATGTTTAACGGCTCGCCAGTGCGTTATAACTGGGAACTGTTAGGCAAGAAAGAGATCTACATTCCTTACAACGACTACAAGCTGCACTCAGATAAGCTCAAGTATGAGCAGATCCTGAAACCTGGCCACATCAACCCAGATTATGTGCGTTGGGAGAAACACCGCGTGTGGGTGGTCAAGGCTCAGCTGAAGGAAGGGATGCGTCATATTTACAAGACTCGCGTCTTCTACCTGGATGAGGATTCTTGGCAAGTGTCTATGGCGGATATGTACGACAACCGCGATGAGCTTTATCGCGTCGCCGTGGCACACGCCATCAACTACTACGAAGTGCCGACTCACTGGACCACACTCGAAGTGATCCACGATCTACAATCTCGTCGTTACCTGGCGATGGGTCTGGATAACGAGGGTCGTATGTATAACTTCGATGCCAAGTTGAGCGAAGCGAACTTTACCCCAGCGGCATTGAGACGCGCTGGTATTCGTTAA
- a CDS encoding DUF1302 domain-containing protein, which produces MKNVKNGFNKSALALGIVAALSIGATTGVQAVSFDWGEVQGSFDSTFSAGASWRVEERDWDNQIGKVNHPRFDWSNYTAFGNTKYTSAEIWAQPGSYSSNGDLSNMLYSQGDVTSMVFKGLHELSLKYKNFGLFARGMYFYDQKANNGSYGYSDPITGKEYDPCADSEASKVQCKDVRLLDAFIYGDFDFNDGANPLSVRIGNQVVSWGESTLIPHGIGVINPVDLNILNAPGAELKEAFRPQGMIWASLGVTESLSVEAFYQYDWEPVWVPTPGSYFSTNDFAGYGGYSQNAQLGFNANPDINLDFLIGEYQKLAAMVASGQYDAATLGSLALAYPTKVTLMQDQASASDSGQYGIKLGYYAPELGETEFGFYYMNYHSRRPLISGTAANFTQEAIGKDLATLAALGATGGTVDRQTLLGLETFSKAQIEYPEDIKLYGFSFNTLIGDTSVAGEIAHRQDEPLQIDDVELLFAAMPQQLANAGLRPEFDGISQVKGIGSGEAAEGYIRRDTTQAQVTFTHLFGPTLGTDNLVMLAEVGGVWIHDMPGFDELRLNGPGTARSGGNPNMPGIIEAVHNGPETNPFPTDFAWGYRLVAKAEYNNLFAGVNMAPRIIFSHDVDGITPDPMFLFTEGKKSVAIGVNFDYQSRWGADFSYNSFFGGVGTTNLMSDRDYVSFNIKYSI; this is translated from the coding sequence ATGAAAAACGTTAAAAATGGCTTTAACAAGTCAGCGCTAGCTTTGGGGATCGTCGCAGCGTTGAGTATTGGAGCGACTACGGGCGTGCAAGCCGTGTCGTTCGATTGGGGAGAAGTTCAAGGTTCGTTCGATTCAACATTCAGTGCCGGTGCAAGCTGGCGTGTTGAGGAGCGGGACTGGGATAATCAGATCGGTAAGGTGAATCACCCGCGCTTTGACTGGTCAAACTATACCGCATTCGGTAACACCAAATATACTTCGGCCGAGATTTGGGCTCAGCCGGGTTCCTACTCGAGTAATGGTGACTTGAGTAACATGCTCTACTCTCAGGGTGACGTAACCTCTATGGTGTTCAAGGGATTGCATGAACTATCACTCAAGTATAAGAATTTCGGCCTGTTTGCCCGTGGCATGTATTTCTACGACCAGAAGGCGAATAACGGCAGCTATGGATATAGCGATCCGATAACTGGCAAAGAGTATGACCCTTGTGCTGACTCCGAGGCCTCTAAGGTACAGTGTAAAGATGTGCGCCTGTTGGATGCTTTCATCTATGGTGATTTCGACTTTAACGATGGTGCCAACCCACTTAGCGTTCGTATCGGTAATCAGGTGGTCTCTTGGGGTGAAAGCACCCTGATTCCGCACGGTATTGGTGTCATCAACCCGGTGGATCTTAACATTCTCAATGCGCCGGGCGCCGAGCTTAAAGAAGCCTTCAGACCTCAGGGGATGATCTGGGCGTCACTGGGTGTGACGGAATCGCTCTCGGTTGAAGCCTTCTATCAATATGATTGGGAACCAGTTTGGGTGCCGACTCCGGGCTCTTACTTCTCAACCAATGATTTCGCCGGCTATGGCGGCTATTCGCAAAATGCGCAGCTGGGCTTCAACGCTAACCCAGATATCAATCTCGACTTCTTGATTGGCGAGTATCAGAAGCTGGCGGCTATGGTGGCATCGGGTCAATATGATGCGGCGACACTGGGTTCATTGGCACTGGCTTATCCGACTAAGGTGACCCTGATGCAAGATCAGGCGAGCGCCAGCGACTCGGGCCAATACGGTATCAAGCTAGGTTACTATGCGCCAGAGCTAGGGGAAACCGAGTTTGGTTTCTACTATATGAACTATCATAGCCGTCGTCCGCTGATCAGCGGCACCGCGGCTAACTTTACCCAGGAAGCGATTGGTAAAGACTTAGCTACCCTGGCAGCCCTTGGGGCAACTGGTGGTACGGTCGATCGTCAGACACTGCTGGGTCTAGAGACCTTCTCTAAGGCACAGATCGAATACCCAGAAGATATCAAGCTCTATGGCTTTAGCTTCAACACCCTGATTGGCGACACTTCTGTGGCCGGTGAGATAGCTCACCGTCAAGATGAGCCGCTACAGATAGATGACGTTGAACTCCTGTTTGCCGCCATGCCACAGCAGCTGGCCAATGCAGGATTACGTCCAGAATTTGATGGCATCTCTCAGGTGAAAGGAATTGGTTCTGGTGAAGCCGCCGAAGGTTATATCCGTCGTGATACCACTCAGGCACAGGTGACCTTCACCCATCTATTTGGTCCAACCCTGGGTACCGATAACCTAGTCATGCTCGCCGAGGTTGGTGGTGTGTGGATCCACGATATGCCAGGCTTCGATGAGCTTCGTCTCAATGGCCCTGGCACTGCGCGCTCTGGCGGCAACCCAAATATGCCTGGCATCATAGAGGCAGTACACAATGGTCCTGAGACTAACCCGTTCCCAACAGATTTTGCCTGGGGTTATCGTCTAGTGGCCAAGGCCGAATACAACAACCTGTTTGCCGGGGTCAACATGGCGCCGCGCATCATCTTCTCGCATGATGTTGACGGGATCACACCCGATCCTATGTTCCTGTTCACCGAAGGTAAGAAGTCCGTCGCTATCGGCGTGAATTTCGATTATCAGAGTCGTTGGGGCGCAGATTTCTCCTACAACTCCTTCTTCGGTGGTGTTGGCACCACGAATCTGATGTCAGATCGTGATTACGTGTCGTTCAACATCAAGTATTCAATCTAA
- a CDS encoding WD40/YVTN/BNR-like repeat-containing protein: protein MWFSMLRLVALSSLCFVTLGGAQAATEVTGSDIQPLATHSLVLDIAKQGETMIAVGDRGHLFRFTDSWQQVSSPSRALLTKVTLLTPQLGWAVGHDATILHTQDGGHNWVEQMRSPEIEKPFLDVLFFDADHGIAIGAYGLFYRTQDGGKQWQKEFHTELLYEEDQAYLDELKAEDESLYLKERSTLLPHFNRVVRLADDRLLMVGELGLAAQSQDKGLTWQRIEFPYEGSLFNILVAKQGIYVLGLRGHLFKSEGDLELWQEIELTTKSTLNGGLVLSDDKIRLVGNGGVVIDVASDDSVTMVTQRQGENLVAIGQDKTGTLWIAGTKGLVALQQK, encoded by the coding sequence ATGTGGTTTAGCATGCTTCGGCTTGTCGCTTTATCTTCACTCTGTTTTGTCACCCTAGGCGGGGCCCAAGCGGCAACCGAGGTGACAGGCTCCGATATTCAGCCGCTGGCGACGCACTCCCTGGTATTGGATATCGCCAAGCAGGGCGAGACCATGATTGCCGTAGGCGATCGCGGTCATCTATTTCGTTTTACCGATAGCTGGCAGCAGGTGAGTTCACCGAGTCGTGCCTTGCTCACCAAGGTAACTCTGTTAACGCCCCAGCTTGGCTGGGCGGTGGGCCATGATGCCACCATATTGCATACCCAAGACGGCGGTCACAACTGGGTAGAGCAGATGCGCTCTCCCGAAATTGAAAAGCCTTTCCTGGATGTGCTTTTCTTCGATGCCGACCACGGCATCGCCATTGGCGCCTATGGCCTCTTCTACCGTACTCAGGATGGCGGTAAGCAGTGGCAGAAAGAGTTTCACACCGAGCTCTTGTATGAAGAAGATCAAGCGTATCTGGATGAGTTAAAGGCGGAAGATGAAAGCCTTTACTTGAAAGAGCGCAGCACCTTACTGCCTCACTTTAATCGCGTGGTGCGCCTTGCCGATGATCGCCTCTTGATGGTGGGCGAACTCGGTTTAGCGGCCCAGTCACAAGATAAGGGCCTCACCTGGCAGCGCATCGAATTCCCTTACGAGGGCTCGCTGTTTAACATCTTGGTGGCTAAACAGGGGATCTATGTGCTCGGGCTTCGCGGTCACCTGTTTAAGAGTGAAGGGGATCTCGAGCTGTGGCAAGAGATTGAGCTGACCACAAAATCGACTCTCAATGGCGGACTAGTGCTAAGTGACGACAAGATCAGGCTGGTCGGCAACGGCGGCGTGGTGATCGACGTGGCCAGCGATGATAGCGTGACTATGGTGACGCAGCGTCAGGGGGAAAACCTGGTGGCTATCGGTCAGGATAAGACGGGTACACTGTGGATTGCCGGTACCAAAGGCTTAGTTGCATTACAACAAAAATAA
- a CDS encoding YebG family protein produces MAVITKFVVVREGVEKMTFTSKKEADAYDKMLDIADNLLPFIEQVDLGLDENALEQLCFYMAEHKDQLMGLLKGGAVTKAAPAKKPAKKAESKAETKT; encoded by the coding sequence ATGGCAGTTATAACGAAATTTGTCGTAGTCAGAGAAGGGGTGGAGAAGATGACATTCACATCTAAGAAGGAGGCGGATGCCTACGATAAGATGCTCGATATCGCGGATAATCTTCTTCCTTTTATCGAGCAAGTTGATTTAGGCTTAGATGAAAATGCATTGGAACAACTCTGTTTCTACATGGCAGAACATAAAGATCAGCTCATGGGACTCTTAAAAGGTGGCGCAGTGACAAAGGCTGCACCGGCTAAGAAACCTGCGAAAAAAGCAGAATCAAAAGCTGAAACGAAAACATAA
- the pepN gene encoding aminopeptidase N, whose protein sequence is MAQVKAKYLKDYRAPDFTITQVDLSFVLDGANTQVTAVSQVKRLNDAAHTLELDGEGLSVSQLLVDGKRHDYRVTEGQLCIETDLADFELTIVTKLDPEANLALEGLYMSDGAYCTQCEAEGFRRITYFLDRPDVLAIYKVRIEADKAAFPYLLSNGNRVDSGDIDGGRHFVCWEDPFPKPAYLFALVAGDFDLLDDSFTTKSGREVALQVFVDKGNLHKAHHAMASLKKSMAWDESRFDLEYDLDIYMIVAVDFFNMGAMENKGLNVFNTKYVLADKDSATDEDYHGIESVVGHEYFHNWTGNRVTCRDWFQLSLKEGLTVFRDQEFSSDVGSRAVNRIHAIKVIKNQQFAEDSGPMAHAIRPESVIEMNNFYTVTVYNKGAEVIRMMHTLLGEQGFQAGMKCYFERHDGQAVTCDDFVAAMEDASGVDLTQFRRWYSQSGTPELSVAERYDAEKQEYRLSLRQHTPPTPEQSEKLPLHIPLDLELLGSDGRSLLSQVYSITEAEQELVFNGMSEQPVPSLLQNFSAPVRLNFDYSVEQLIHLMRYASSEVAKWEASAALFSQAVWQNVAHLKAQKAMYVDPRLVDGVKGLLLDEQLDQALLAEVLRFPSLNTLVEQVTSVDLDALAAAREFMLEEIAAGCEDELLARYRELSLLDDAGARALKNACLGLLLHTSDAHQGLAQCQYEQAGNMTDSLGALAALNLEQSELRASLLQDFQQKWADTPLVMDKWLTLEACCPGEDRCDALRELTQHSAFSFANPNRVRSLIGAFAAANPEVFHRIDGSGYRFLTEAIIKLNTLNPQVAARIITPLIQFKKFDEKRQQLMRSALQEILALPDLSKDLYEKVSKALA, encoded by the coding sequence ATGGCACAGGTTAAGGCCAAATATTTAAAAGACTATCGCGCACCAGATTTCACTATTACTCAGGTGGACCTCTCCTTTGTGCTCGATGGTGCCAATACTCAGGTGACTGCGGTCAGCCAGGTGAAGCGTCTAAACGATGCTGCACACACCCTTGAGCTGGACGGTGAAGGCTTAAGCGTTAGCCAGCTGTTGGTCGATGGTAAGCGTCATGATTATCGCGTCACCGAGGGGCAGCTGTGTATTGAAACAGACTTAGCGGACTTTGAACTCACCATAGTGACCAAGCTGGATCCCGAGGCCAACCTGGCGCTGGAAGGCCTATACATGTCAGATGGCGCCTACTGCACTCAGTGTGAGGCAGAAGGTTTTAGACGCATCACCTATTTCCTCGATCGCCCCGATGTGCTGGCGATTTACAAGGTGCGCATCGAAGCCGACAAGGCGGCGTTTCCTTACCTTCTGAGCAACGGTAACCGTGTCGATTCAGGCGATATTGACGGCGGACGTCACTTCGTCTGTTGGGAAGACCCTTTCCCGAAACCGGCGTACCTGTTTGCCTTAGTCGCGGGTGATTTCGACCTGCTGGACGATAGCTTTACCACTAAAAGCGGCCGCGAGGTTGCGCTGCAGGTCTTCGTTGACAAGGGCAACCTGCACAAGGCACACCACGCCATGGCATCGCTGAAGAAGTCGATGGCCTGGGATGAGAGCCGCTTCGATCTCGAATATGATCTCGATATCTACATGATAGTCGCCGTGGATTTCTTCAACATGGGGGCCATGGAGAACAAGGGCCTGAACGTGTTCAACACTAAATATGTGTTGGCAGACAAAGACTCGGCAACCGATGAAGATTATCACGGCATCGAGTCTGTAGTGGGCCATGAGTATTTCCATAACTGGACGGGTAACCGCGTCACCTGCCGCGACTGGTTCCAGCTGAGTCTGAAAGAGGGCCTGACGGTGTTTCGCGATCAGGAATTCAGCTCAGATGTGGGCTCGCGAGCGGTCAACCGTATTCATGCCATCAAGGTGATCAAGAACCAGCAGTTCGCCGAAGACAGTGGCCCAATGGCCCATGCCATTCGTCCCGAGTCTGTGATCGAGATGAATAACTTCTATACCGTAACCGTCTACAACAAGGGCGCAGAGGTGATCCGCATGATGCACACCCTGCTCGGTGAGCAGGGTTTCCAGGCGGGGATGAAGTGTTATTTCGAGCGTCATGACGGTCAGGCCGTGACCTGTGATGATTTTGTCGCGGCGATGGAAGATGCCAGCGGCGTGGATCTGACTCAGTTCAGACGTTGGTATAGCCAGTCGGGTACCCCTGAGCTTTCGGTCGCCGAGCGCTATGACGCCGAAAAACAAGAATATCGTCTGAGCCTGCGTCAGCATACGCCGCCGACGCCGGAGCAGAGTGAGAAATTGCCGCTGCATATCCCACTCGATCTAGAGCTGCTTGGCAGCGACGGACGCTCGCTACTCAGCCAAGTCTATAGCATCACCGAGGCAGAGCAAGAGCTGGTGTTTAACGGCATGAGCGAGCAGCCTGTGCCTTCGCTGCTGCAAAATTTCTCGGCGCCGGTGAGACTTAACTTCGACTATAGCGTAGAGCAACTTATCCACCTGATGCGTTATGCCAGCAGCGAGGTGGCCAAGTGGGAGGCTTCGGCTGCACTCTTTAGTCAGGCGGTTTGGCAAAATGTGGCCCACCTTAAGGCGCAGAAGGCGATGTATGTCGATCCGCGCTTGGTCGATGGGGTGAAAGGCTTACTGCTCGATGAGCAGCTAGATCAGGCATTGCTTGCAGAGGTTCTTAGGTTCCCAAGCCTGAATACCCTGGTAGAGCAGGTGACTAGTGTCGATCTCGACGCCCTGGCTGCGGCCCGCGAGTTTATGCTCGAAGAGATCGCCGCTGGCTGTGAAGATGAGCTACTTGCGCGTTATCGTGAGCTGAGTCTGTTAGATGATGCCGGGGCGAGAGCCCTGAAAAATGCCTGCCTCGGTTTACTGCTGCACACTTCGGATGCTCATCAAGGCCTGGCCCAGTGCCAATATGAACAGGCTGGCAACATGACAGATAGCCTGGGTGCTCTGGCTGCGCTTAACCTTGAGCAGTCTGAGCTGCGCGCCAGTCTACTGCAAGACTTCCAACAGAAGTGGGCCGATACGCCGTTGGTGATGGATAAATGGCTGACGCTGGAGGCATGCTGTCCGGGCGAAGATCGCTGTGATGCACTGCGAGAGCTAACCCAGCATAGCGCCTTTAGCTTTGCCAACCCTAACAGGGTACGCTCCTTAATCGGCGCGTTCGCGGCGGCAAACCCAGAGGTGTTCCATCGTATTGACGGTAGTGGTTATCGCTTTCTGACTGAAGCTATCATTAAACTCAATACCTTAAACCCACAGGTGGCTGCACGTATCATTACGCCGCTGATCCAATTTAAGAAGTTTGATGAAAAGCGCCAGCAATTGATGCGTAGTGCTCTGCAGGAGATATTGGCCTTGCCGGATCTGTCGAAAGACCTTTATGAGAAGGTCTCTAAGGCCCTGGCTTAG
- the proQ gene encoding RNA chaperone ProQ, with translation MESTEKLTDTNAILAYLYETFPLCFIAEGETKPLKIGLFQDLAERLADDSKVSKTQLRIALRRYTSSWRYLKGVKAGAQRVDLDGNECGELEQEHIDHAQATLKESQEKAKAKRAAKAAAEKTDKSGPKPEKKAFKKPLPKRSNKPAPKAAKPQVEAKDLTPATLTELKPNQRVSVKLGKSPVAGVVLDIKKEDVQVQLDSGLTVKVPVEHILL, from the coding sequence ATGGAATCAACAGAAAAGTTGACCGACACCAACGCAATTCTTGCGTATTTATATGAAACATTTCCTTTATGCTTTATCGCTGAAGGTGAAACTAAGCCTCTAAAAATAGGATTGTTTCAAGACTTGGCTGAAAGGTTAGCTGATGATTCTAAAGTCAGTAAAACGCAATTAAGAATCGCCTTACGCCGTTACACCAGTAGCTGGCGTTACCTGAAAGGGGTTAAGGCTGGGGCACAGCGTGTCGATCTCGACGGCAACGAGTGTGGCGAGCTGGAGCAAGAGCATATCGACCATGCACAGGCTACACTGAAGGAGAGCCAAGAGAAGGCTAAGGCAAAGCGTGCGGCGAAAGCGGCAGCAGAGAAGACAGATAAGTCTGGTCCTAAGCCAGAGAAGAAAGCCTTCAAGAAGCCACTGCCTAAGCGTAGTAACAAACCAGCGCCAAAAGCGGCCAAGCCACAGGTTGAGGCAAAGGATTTAACCCCGGCAACACTGACTGAGTTGAAACCAAATCAACGTGTGAGTGTCAAACTAGGTAAATCGCCTGTTGCAGGTGTTGTCCTGGACATCAAGAAAGAAGATGTTCAAGTACAGTTAGATTCAGGATTAACGGTAAAAGTCCCGGTAGAGCATATCCTGTTATAA